The nucleotide sequence CAATTATAAACCAACCATTAACTCTACGACTGACTACCTGAAGGAATACGCGGATATTATGAAATCGTATATGAACATAAGGGTCGCGCCCTGTGACGACTTCTACGAGTACGCCTGCGGTAATTATCCAAAGGTAAAGCCGGATCGGTACTCCTGGCACCGGCGGAACAGCTTTGCCGACGTGATCTATACACTTAGCGACATTGCGGAGCAACTGGTAACTAGGATGGATCTTGCGGAATCTCTTAATGTGTCCAGCGAACTGATGGTGGCCCAAAGATTTTACAATGCCTGCTTGGGAGCAGAGCTCCATCCATTCAATGCAGCTGATCCTGCTTATTTGGATTTGATTCGGTCGTTCGGAGGCTTTCCCGCCATCGATGGAGCCGCCTGGAATGCCTCCAAATTCAGTTGGTTCAACATGAGCGCCCACCTGACCAACTATGGAGCCAAAGGACTAATCCGCGAGGCGCTCCTGGCCGTGTATCCCTTTGTGCCCTACACCAAACTGCCCGAACTGGGATTCGATCACATCGTTCTCGAGGATAATATATCCAGTAATTCCACCCGTTCCTACCAGTTAAATGAGAAGCGAATGCGTGGTTACCTAAAGGACTTTAAATTACCAGAAGataaaatcgatgaagtaATCGCCGGGGTTTTCGCATTTTGGAGAGCAGTCCTTGAAGTTCCCGGCCAGTGCGAAGTTTTCAGCCCCTTTGAGATTGAGAGAGAGTTCTCCCAGTGGACGCACTATTATGATATTTCCTGGAACGGGCTCCATGTTTCAGATAAAAGCATTTGCGACTTTTACTATGTGGAACTGGACAAGGTGTGCGAAAGACATCCTGAGGCAGTGGCTAACTATCTGGCCATGCAGCTGCTCTATAGGTTCGATCCCAAAATAAAGGCGCCAAAGTACCAAAGGGATTATTGTGCTGTAATGATGCAGACCTCCATGTCGTTCCTGTTCAACAAACTCTATATGGCGGTAGGTCTTCTTAAGTTCTATAcatttttgatatatttataatatatttcttttttccgTTTAGAACAACTTTAGTGTGGAAAAAAGTTCGGAAGTATCAGAAATTGTGCAGGAACTACGAAAGAGCCTTCGGAGGTCGCTTGAGGAAGCCGAGTGGCTTGATTCAGAAACTCGACAGGAGGCTCTGCTCAAGGAGTCAGGCATTCAGTCTCGCATCGGTGCCTTCAAGGATAACGCTCTAACAGATCGTCTGATCCGTGAAATTGGCAGCCTGAAAGTAGTCGAGGATAGCTACGCCTCTACCATCATCAATCTGCAGCGCCTTACCGTCGAACTCAATCGCTTTAGCAGTCGGCACTATATGGAACTGGCGAACGATACCAAGCCCCAGATGATGCTGCTGGGTATGCAAGTATCGGCGGCCTACTACATGCTGGACAACTCCATCAACGTGATGGCCGGACTCCTGGAGCCACCCATCTACCACCGCTCCTGGCCACTTCCCCTGAAATTCGGCACCTTGGGTTTCATTGTGGGCCACGAACTGACCCATGGTTTCGACACAACCAGTTCCTATTTTGACGGCACTGGCAACATGCGATCCTGGTGGTCGGAGAAATCTCGTCAGGATTTCGAGCAACGCGCTGAGTGCTATATGGACCAATATGACAGGTACACAATACCGGAAATAAACCGCCATATCAACGGAAAGACGACAATGGACGAGAACATTGCCGATAATGGTGGCTTAAGACAGGCTTTGGCGGCCTACCACAGCCTCAAGAGGCGACTGCTGGAGGATCCTGGACAGGAGAGGATCAACGAGCAGATGCCAGGTCTCGACCTCACGCCGGAACAGCTATTCTTCCTGGGCTTCGCGCAGGTTTTCTGCGCAGAGTACCAGGAGGAGCACTACTGGAAGGACCTCACCGATGAACACACCATCGACAAGTACCGGATCCTGGGTGCCGTGTCCAACAGCGAGGACTTCTTCCAGGCCTACAACTGCTCCGTGGGAAGTGGAATGCGCCGTGCCGCAGAAACTTGCCGCCTTTGGTAATATTATTGATACAGAACTTGGGAAACAATTTATCTCTAAAACCTGTATATGTTTTAGTtaataaattagttttatagATGGCTTTAACTTTGTAGTAacgtttttttaaagatgaaatgtaaaaaaacgctctttgtatataattgtagttttataaaactgtacaataaaataaatatttttttaaacagaAAATTAGTACAATATTCATAAtgttttaactttaaaataccattttttgaATCAGGTAAATGTAAAAtctatttttttacttttcaTGTACCGGTTATTTTGAAAGGTTTATGTACCCACTATTGGCCCAGCTCAGCTTTCCACCCGGCAGTTTGCGCAGGCTTTTTTAGGTACATTTCCGCCGCGCTCTCAGCCACTCTGTTTCATGACAATTTTGTGCATGACAATTTCGTTCCACTGAGATTGCCTTTTTTTGTAACGAAAAACAGGCTGTCAGTCAGAAGTGTTCCGACTCCGTTAACCGAAAAACAGCAAAtcgcaacagcagcagcataaTGTCGTCAGCAACAGGGTGAGTCTGAAGCCGGGAATCCCCGGTTCGCCAAACTTATCCGGCCCATCTTTTTGTGGCTTCTTTGTGCGTCGCGTGCTTTGTTGCGGCGGCGACAGCGGTGGCGTCCATTTTCGAACTCCTGGCCATGAAACCAGCTCGCACCCCAACGGATGCACCTTATCCTTTTGGGGATCTGATGGATGGGGCGTTGTGCCTGCGGTGGGCGTGTCCCGTGCGCATCTGCATTGCGTTATTTGTGGGACTAATCGGTGGGCCCAGTTTTTGAGGTTATGTTTGGGCTGTCGCTAGTGCCGTGGATTTTCGGCATGGACTTTCGCCTGGGCGAAGCGGCCTATGCAAATGGCCAGTCGGGGAATTTGCATAGTTCATGCACCCGCTTCCAGAAAATACGATGCGAGTTGCCATGACACCGGATGCAAACTACCCCAACCACTCCTCTCCTTAGAACCTTATTTATGTTTACTTCATTTACCTTTTCCAGAGTTATTCCGCCTCCAGTTTCATGGGCCCAGCGTAATGACTTTCTCTATGTCATCATTGATGTGGAGTGCAAGGACATCGAACACAAGTAAGTGCCGGAAGTATATATCTATATGTAATACCAGCAGATATC is from Drosophila suzukii chromosome 3, CBGP_Dsuzu_IsoJpt1.0, whole genome shotgun sequence and encodes:
- the Nepl12 gene encoding membrane metallo-endopeptidase-like 1, which gives rise to MLLWGVLICMILMHCDARSVMDGPDNTDSNYKPTINSTTDYLKEYADIMKSYMNIRVAPCDDFYEYACGNYPKVKPDRYSWHRRNSFADVIYTLSDIAEQLVTRMDLAESLNVSSELMVAQRFYNACLGAELHPFNAADPAYLDLIRSFGGFPAIDGAAWNASKFSWFNMSAHLTNYGAKGLIREALLAVYPFVPYTKLPELGFDHIVLEDNISSNSTRSYQLNEKRMRGYLKDFKLPEDKIDEVIAGVFAFWRAVLEVPGQCEVFSPFEIEREFSQWTHYYDISWNGLHVSDKSICDFYYVELDKVCERHPEAVANYLAMQLLYRFDPKIKAPKYQRDYCAVMMQTSMSFLFNKLYMANNFSVEKSSEVSEIVQELRKSLRRSLEEAEWLDSETRQEALLKESGIQSRIGAFKDNALTDRLIREIGSLKVVEDSYASTIINLQRLTVELNRFSSRHYMELANDTKPQMMLLGMQVSAAYYMLDNSINVMAGLLEPPIYHRSWPLPLKFGTLGFIVGHELTHGFDTTSSYFDGTGNMRSWWSEKSRQDFEQRAECYMDQYDRYTIPEINRHINGKTTMDENIADNGGLRQALAAYHSLKRRLLEDPGQERINEQMPGLDLTPEQLFFLGFAQVFCAEYQEEHYWKDLTDEHTIDKYRILGAVSNSEDFFQAYNCSVGSGMRRAAETCRLW